A region of the Candidatus Methylomirabilis oxygeniifera genome:
CCGATCGGATCGCTGATCGAGGACAGATCAAAGACAACCACGCGTAGTGTCATCGGGCTCATGCTCGTGGGCGTGCTTGTACAATTTGGAGGGCTGTCGGTCTACTACGGCACCTACTACCGCACGATTGGCGAGTTCCCGTATCAGCTTGAGCGAGAGGATCCGTTGTTTCTCTACAAGGTCCGGTATGTCCCCAACTACTCACCTGTGTGGGGGCAGCTCGACATGGCGGGGCGCAACTGGAAGGCGTTTGTTCGTGGCGAGAAGCCGGTATTCGAGATTACGGAAAAGGACGAGCGGACTCCCCTGTCAGAAACCGATCGTCACAAGCTGAGCGGAACACTGGATCTCTGGTTTGCGTATGCCTATTACGCCGGTGCGCCGCTCGGTCTCTGCCTTACCGGAATGGTCGGCCTAATGGGGAGTGCGGCCGCTCTCGGCTGGGTTGCAGTTCGGTCGTGCCAAGGGTGTTCTCAACCGCGTCCTCGAACATGAAGAGAGTCTAAGAATTGGGTCCTTCCGGTTTTTGCGCAGACGGCCCATACCTCTCGCAGGGGCAAACGTGAAACTGTCAGTACGTCGATATCTATTTTTGGAAGATCCTCCGTTCTTGTCTCAGTCCTATGCCTATGATATGGTCTGACCGATATTTATCAAGCTTCGACCAAGGTAGAGAGGCGCGCTGAGAATGCCATTCAAAGACGAGGTCGTTACCGCCGTCGATCGACTGTCGAGCACGCTGATCGCCACCAGCCGCTTCCTGCACCGTCATCCGGAGCTGGCCTACGAAGAGCGGGAGTCGGTACAACATCTGGCATCGCTCCTCAAGGCGCACGGCTTCGAGGTCATTGAGGGGGTTGGCGGTTTACCGACCGCCTTTATGGCCATGGCCGGCGTCGATCAACCATCCGCGACTATCGCCTTTCTTGCCGAATACGATGCGCTGCCTTCGCTCGGGCATGCATGTGGCCACAACCTAATCGCCTCCAGTTCTATCGGCGCCGCCCTGGCCTTACAGCCATTTCTATCTACCCTCGGGGGACAGATTCTGGTGGTCGGTTGTCCCGCCGAAGAGAAAGGCGGCGGCAAGATTGCCCTGGTGAAGGCGGGCCTGTTTGCCAATGTCGATGCTGCACTCTTGGTCCACCCCAGCAATCGAACCGAGATCTTCAAGAGTGCCTTAGCGATGCGGGCGCTCCGCGTGGAGTTCTTCGGAAAGGCAAGCCACGCCGCGGCGGCTCCCCATCTCGGTATCAATGCGCTCGATGCCGTAGTACTCGCGTTCACAAATCTCAATGCGCTTCGCCAACAACTCCGGGATGACGCTCGGATCCACGGGATCATCACCGACGGTGGTCGCGCACCTAACATCATTCCTGACTATGCCGCCGCCAGGTTTTGCATTCGAGCGCTGAACCTTGA
Encoded here:
- a CDS encoding protein of unknown function (Evidence 5 : No homology to any previously reported sequences), with product MRPLSAGLQFGRAKGVLNRVLEHEESLRIGSFRFLRRRPIPLAGANVKLSVRRYLFLEDPPFLSQSYAYDMV
- the Pm20d gene encoding Peptidase M20 domain-containing protein 2 (Aminoacylase 1-like protein 2), with the protein product MPFKDEVVTAVDRLSSTLIATSRFLHRHPELAYEERESVQHLASLLKAHGFEVIEGVGGLPTAFMAMAGVDQPSATIAFLAEYDALPSLGHACGHNLIASSSIGAALALQPFLSTLGGQILVVGCPAEEKGGGKIALVKAGLFANVDAALLVHPSNRTEIFKSALAMRALRVEFFGKASHAAAAPHLGINALDAVVLAFTNLNALRQQLRDDARIHGIITDGGRAPNIIPDYAAARFCIRALNLEYLHDLHRRVVACFEAAAMATGTTVAIHEEGEEYHPMKCNRALGALFYANLETLGERVEQTPEDGETGSTDVGNVSQVVPTIHPTIALTDHVDVVCHSAAFAQAAGGPDGDRAMITAAKALAMTAVDLFINPAALQQVQEEFREA